The following coding sequences are from one Fusibacter sp. A1 window:
- a CDS encoding DUF1667 domain-containing protein: protein MNVICVLCPKGCLLSVNLSNEILSVSGHSCVKGLDFAKEEYYHPVRMLTTTLKTDALNIPRVPVRTTRSIPKESMMAVMEYLKTVTVHIPVTCGDVILKDVLGLGADIIATQSLKGD, encoded by the coding sequence ATGAATGTTATTTGCGTGCTTTGTCCGAAAGGATGCCTTTTATCCGTTAATCTTTCGAACGAGATTCTAAGCGTGAGTGGTCATAGCTGTGTGAAAGGGTTGGACTTTGCAAAGGAGGAATACTATCATCCCGTCAGGATGCTGACAACGACGTTAAAAACAGATGCTCTGAATATTCCAAGAGTTCCTGTCAGAACGACAAGGAGCATACCCAAGGAGTCGATGATGGCTGTGATGGAATACCTTAAGACGGTGACGGTACATATTCCGGTGACTTGCGGGGATGTTATTTTGAAAGACGTTCTTGGATTGGGTGCCGACATCATTGCGACTCAAAGCCTGAAAGGGGATTGA
- a CDS encoding ABC transporter ATP-binding protein — protein MMGIIQVDNLTKKFGKVTALNQISLQVNEGEVFGFIGPNGAGKTTTIRSILGILKPNEGKINVFGKDAWKEAVAIHKQIAFVPGEVSLWSNLTGGEVIDLFAKLRGSQNKNRRDEMIERFDLDPSKKCRSYSKGNRQKVALVSALSVDADLYLLDEPTSGLDPLMERVFQAYIKELKAAGKTVFLSSHILSEVEQLCDRVSIIREGHLIETGSLKELRHLMRNQVVIETLSPVSNVEGFEGVYDLTVKDNLYKFQTEARHIASIMNQFNEYGILNFESMPPTLEDLFIHHYSNGGKKKHE, from the coding sequence ATAATGGGTATCATTCAAGTCGACAATCTGACGAAAAAGTTTGGAAAGGTAACAGCACTTAATCAGATCAGTCTGCAAGTAAATGAAGGCGAGGTTTTTGGTTTTATCGGACCAAATGGTGCAGGAAAAACAACCACGATTAGGTCCATACTGGGTATACTAAAGCCAAATGAAGGTAAGATCAATGTGTTTGGTAAGGATGCCTGGAAAGAGGCTGTAGCTATCCATAAACAGATAGCATTCGTACCAGGAGAAGTCTCTCTCTGGTCCAACCTGACAGGTGGAGAAGTCATCGATTTATTTGCCAAGTTAAGGGGTTCACAAAACAAAAATAGACGGGATGAGATGATAGAACGGTTCGACCTCGATCCGTCGAAAAAGTGCCGCTCCTATTCAAAAGGCAACCGTCAAAAGGTCGCCTTGGTTTCTGCGCTATCAGTTGATGCAGACCTGTATCTGCTAGACGAACCGACATCAGGTCTTGATCCGCTAATGGAACGCGTATTCCAAGCCTACATCAAAGAACTCAAAGCAGCTGGCAAAACCGTATTCCTGTCAAGTCATATCCTCTCAGAAGTCGAACAGTTATGTGATAGGGTCAGTATCATCAGAGAAGGTCACCTCATCGAAACCGGCTCCCTTAAAGAACTAAGGCATCTGATGAGGAATCAGGTAGTGATCGAAACCCTTTCGCCTGTTTCAAATGTGGAAGGTTTCGAGGGTGTCTACGATTTGACTGTGAAGGACAACCTCTATAAGTTTCAGACTGAGGCAAGGCATATCGCCTCCATCATGAATCAATTCAACGAGTACGGTATCCTCAACTTCGAAAGCATGCCTCCTACGCTCGAAGACCTCTTCATACATCACTATTCGAACGGAGGTAAAAAGAAGCATGAGTAA
- a CDS encoding ABC transporter permease yields the protein MSNSSGTRTLTRFIIRRDRTRIIIWITLLTLMSLYVALFFPTLYPSDSDTAAIAEALDNPGIVAMLGPYYGDASQHSLGAIYSAEMQLLTMLAVATMNILLVTRHTRKDEEEGRHEVIRALPVSKSAILASTLLVYSIVNLMLALFIGISLTFAGTDFLDLNGSLLYGASLGTIGLFFATATGVFAQLTQSSRSTLRYAFGFLGLMYMLRAYGDVSSEGLSLSVPLGLILRTKPYTANQWWPILVILVISAVLAYLAFRLNDIRDLEASFVPDKPGRKTASVFLRGIFSLAWRTERMTILWWAVAMMMLGASYGSVLGDIESFFTGNELYQNLIKAVGGTGTMVDRFVVLLIVVISMASTIPTAHILMKLRSEEKHNHIEHLLGRSVSRFRILFSYVTLAVVVSLIMSFFGTYGLYSVGSSVSTSPLSFSTMMRGSLAYLPAVWIFIGLSVLLLGTLPRVIKLTWVYLGFSFGAVYFEGIFQVPGWMVKLSPFAHVPKIPVEDYSLASSALLMILAILLITLGAVTYRTRDLDG from the coding sequence ATGAGTAACAGTTCTGGTACACGAACATTGACAAGGTTCATCATCAGAAGAGATCGCACAAGAATCATTATTTGGATAACACTTTTAACCCTGATGTCACTTTATGTCGCTCTCTTCTTTCCTACACTGTATCCTTCCGATTCAGATACTGCGGCGATAGCCGAAGCCCTTGACAACCCTGGAATTGTAGCTATGTTGGGTCCCTACTACGGCGATGCAAGTCAACATAGTTTAGGCGCCATCTATAGCGCTGAGATGCAACTTTTAACTATGCTGGCAGTTGCGACGATGAACATTTTACTTGTGACCCGCCATACAAGAAAGGACGAGGAAGAAGGACGTCACGAAGTGATTCGCGCTTTACCTGTCAGCAAATCCGCAATACTTGCTTCTACCTTACTTGTCTATTCGATAGTCAATCTGATGTTAGCACTGTTTATTGGGATTTCCCTTACCTTTGCAGGAACAGACTTCTTGGATTTGAACGGTTCCTTGCTCTATGGAGCATCTCTAGGAACAATCGGTCTATTCTTTGCTACTGCAACAGGTGTATTCGCACAACTGACCCAATCTTCAAGAAGCACACTAAGATATGCTTTTGGATTTTTGGGTCTTATGTACATGCTAAGAGCTTATGGCGATGTCAGCAGTGAAGGTCTATCTTTATCCGTACCGCTTGGACTGATACTTAGGACAAAACCTTACACCGCCAACCAGTGGTGGCCGATACTGGTGATCTTGGTGATCTCAGCGGTCCTAGCCTATCTTGCGTTCAGATTGAATGACATTAGAGACCTTGAAGCATCCTTTGTTCCCGATAAACCGGGAAGAAAAACCGCATCAGTCTTTCTTCGCGGAATATTCAGCCTAGCATGGCGCACTGAAAGGATGACCATACTCTGGTGGGCTGTCGCCATGATGATGCTCGGCGCTTCTTACGGGTCTGTTCTAGGCGATATCGAAAGTTTCTTCACAGGCAATGAACTTTATCAAAATCTTATTAAAGCGGTAGGTGGTACCGGTACGATGGTCGATCGATTTGTCGTACTTCTGATCGTCGTCATCTCCATGGCTAGCACCATACCGACCGCGCATATCCTCATGAAGCTCAGAAGCGAAGAAAAGCACAACCATATCGAACACCTGCTGGGCCGATCCGTTTCAAGGTTTAGAATACTATTCAGTTATGTGACACTCGCAGTTGTCGTATCGCTAATCATGTCCTTCTTTGGAACCTATGGTCTTTACAGTGTTGGGTCGAGCGTTTCCACCTCACCCCTAAGTTTTTCAACCATGATGAGAGGGTCGCTCGCCTACTTGCCAGCCGTTTGGATTTTCATAGGACTCTCAGTTCTTTTACTGGGTACGCTACCGAGAGTCATAAAGTTGACATGGGTCTATCTAGGGTTTTCCTTTGGAGCGGTCTATTTTGAAGGCATCTTCCAGGTTCCAGGCTGGATGGTGAAACTTTCACCATTCGCCCACGTCCCTAAGATCCCTGTCGAAGACTATTCACTTGCAAGCAGCGCCTTATTGATGATCCTTGCAATACTTTTGATCACCTTAGGCGCCGTAACCTATCGAACGCGTGATTTGGATGGATAA
- a CDS encoding NAD(P)/FAD-dependent oxidoreductase gives MKKIVDCMVIGGGPAGIAAALEIDKAGGSVVLLEREGRLGGILKQCIHDGFGLEKFERQLSGPEYAQVYLDRLDKSRIDVHLKTFVTGLEKTDSGFKAVIVDRQHGMSEIRSKTVVLATGCRERTGKQIFINGERPSGVYTAGTAQYLVNIDGVLPCERCVILGSGDIGLIMARRLTLEGAQVVGVFEAKAEPSGLKRNIQQCLNDFDIPLNLSKTVTRLAGNKRLTGVYVADLDEQGKVDSETEQFIACDGLILSVGLIPENEIAEKLGIQLDATTKGPIVDKQMMTSVEGVFCCGNALHVFDLVDHVSDSGEIAGSAALSYILLSKDESQGGRT, from the coding sequence TTGAAAAAAATAGTGGACTGCATGGTCATAGGCGGTGGTCCAGCAGGAATCGCCGCGGCACTTGAAATCGATAAAGCTGGTGGATCTGTGGTCTTGCTTGAAAGGGAAGGGAGGCTCGGAGGCATTTTAAAACAATGCATTCATGACGGCTTTGGTCTTGAGAAGTTTGAAAGACAGTTGAGCGGTCCCGAATACGCCCAAGTCTATCTGGACCGGTTGGACAAGAGCAGGATCGATGTGCATCTGAAAACGTTCGTTACCGGTTTAGAAAAAACAGATAGCGGATTTAAGGCGGTTATTGTCGACCGTCAGCACGGGATGAGTGAAATACGCTCAAAAACCGTTGTACTTGCCACAGGATGCCGAGAGAGAACCGGAAAGCAGATTTTCATAAACGGTGAGAGACCATCAGGCGTGTATACAGCGGGCACGGCACAGTACCTGGTCAATATCGACGGAGTGCTTCCTTGCGAGAGATGTGTGATACTGGGTAGCGGTGATATCGGTCTGATCATGGCCCGTAGGCTAACCCTTGAGGGAGCTCAAGTAGTCGGTGTTTTTGAAGCTAAAGCCGAGCCGTCAGGTCTTAAACGGAATATTCAGCAGTGTCTCAATGACTTTGACATCCCCCTCAACTTGTCCAAAACAGTGACCAGACTTGCTGGAAACAAACGCCTTACCGGAGTTTATGTAGCGGACCTAGACGAGCAGGGAAAGGTGGATTCTGAGACGGAGCAATTTATAGCATGTGATGGACTGATATTGTCTGTAGGGCTTATTCCTGAAAATGAGATTGCTGAGAAACTCGGTATCCAACTAGATGCGACAACCAAGGGGCCGATCGTTGACAAACAGATGATGACCTCTGTAGAAGGGGTGTTCTGTTGTGGCAACGCTCTTCATGTGTTCGACCTTGTGGATCACGTGTCAGACAGTGGAGAGATAGCCGGCAGTGCCGCGTTAAGTTATATTTTGCTGTCAAAGGACGAAAGCCAGGGGGGAAGAACATGA
- a CDS encoding HD-GYP domain-containing protein, whose protein sequence is MNNNMFLGAYFDITAFFDTFFCSLSGSEHIKDVNIAFFDSNFERISYQYGESKLMPDFIGDIKKVRDKAELVKTESFTDVFRMLDVNENREPLERVLLFVKNPLYKEALYICSIRIEYLSDQPVLEELNYNHFEQFCYNMQSVILNYDKLFLIVDSYSEMLSAKDHLMPYHLTNVANWCVRISEKIELSTIERNVLYISALLHDIGKLFVPDYVLNKVEPLTHDEYYRIKRHPIKSEELVKGSFYGMSLYKDIPLIVRSHHEHYDGKGYPDGLKEEEIPFLSRILTIGDGIDAMLSKRVYKEALEMHDVIKEIKKCSGTQYDPLLAEVAVEVLEEFSNSKKFLELSRTKFISNASICFYYENYYRLVSFKGNLILDEENGTLQIHDHDPIVGKLDISKMYRATISFFESMEFYELTTDIERFGDQKFYLTNLKNLPTDKYFSLNWSGKITMTDEQNKASIVDVIKLGGNSIVFEAERVRHSELDSLFNGCLNLKLSLDEKSDERDVKLKARVLKHYQLNNKEIFVAKFVDVCSSDRDLILRMLFRKQMENVNSMKRRT, encoded by the coding sequence TTGAATAACAATATGTTCTTAGGAGCTTACTTTGATATCACTGCATTTTTCGATACTTTTTTTTGTTCACTGAGTGGGAGTGAACATATTAAAGATGTCAATATCGCATTTTTTGACTCTAACTTTGAACGGATCAGTTATCAGTATGGAGAAAGCAAATTGATGCCTGATTTTATTGGAGACATAAAAAAAGTCAGGGACAAAGCGGAACTTGTGAAAACAGAATCATTTACAGATGTTTTTAGAATGCTGGATGTGAATGAAAATAGAGAGCCGCTAGAGAGAGTACTTCTTTTTGTAAAGAATCCCTTATATAAAGAGGCATTATATATCTGTTCTATACGGATTGAATATCTCTCAGACCAACCGGTTTTAGAAGAGCTCAATTACAATCATTTTGAACAGTTCTGCTATAATATGCAGTCTGTGATCTTGAATTATGACAAACTGTTTCTCATTGTTGATTCTTATTCGGAGATGCTTAGTGCAAAAGACCATCTGATGCCCTATCACTTAACCAATGTGGCCAACTGGTGTGTCAGAATTTCTGAAAAGATCGAACTGTCGACAATTGAAAGAAATGTTCTTTATATTTCCGCACTGCTTCATGATATAGGCAAATTGTTCGTGCCGGATTATGTTCTCAATAAGGTTGAACCACTGACACATGATGAGTATTACAGGATCAAGCGCCACCCGATAAAAAGCGAAGAACTTGTGAAAGGTTCCTTTTATGGAATGAGCCTATATAAGGATATACCCCTGATTGTTCGTTCACACCACGAACATTATGACGGGAAAGGGTATCCTGACGGACTTAAAGAAGAAGAAATTCCGTTCTTAAGTAGGATATTGACCATCGGTGACGGTATTGACGCGATGCTAAGCAAGCGGGTCTATAAAGAAGCGCTTGAAATGCACGATGTCATTAAAGAAATAAAGAAATGTTCTGGTACTCAATATGATCCACTGCTCGCAGAAGTGGCAGTAGAGGTATTGGAAGAGTTTTCTAACAGTAAAAAGTTTTTAGAGTTATCTAGAACAAAATTCATCTCAAATGCTTCCATCTGTTTTTACTACGAAAACTACTATCGACTTGTTTCGTTTAAAGGCAATTTGATACTTGATGAGGAAAACGGAACGTTGCAGATCCATGATCATGACCCTATCGTAGGAAAACTCGACATAAGCAAAATGTATCGCGCGACGATTAGTTTTTTTGAGAGTATGGAGTTCTATGAGTTGACTACCGATATCGAGCGATTTGGAGACCAAAAATTCTATTTGACCAACCTTAAAAATCTTCCAACGGATAAGTATTTCTCGCTCAATTGGTCAGGTAAAATCACGATGACTGATGAACAAAATAAGGCTAGCATTGTCGATGTCATAAAACTAGGAGGAAACTCAATTGTTTTTGAGGCTGAACGAGTACGACACTCAGAGCTGGACAGCTTATTTAATGGATGCCTAAATTTAAAACTTTCTCTTGATGAAAAATCTGACGAGAGGGACGTAAAGCTTAAAGCGAGAGTCCTTAAACATTATCAACTGAACAATAAGGAAATTTTTGTAGCAAAGTTCGTCGATGTCTGTTCATCGGATAGGGATTTGATACTCAGGATGCTCTTTAGAAAGCAAATGGAAAATGTGAATTCGATGAAACGTAGGACGTGA
- the yedF gene encoding sulfurtransferase-like selenium metabolism protein YedF: protein MQCFCKNDIDENGEDMNKVWIINRSAMGEGDRELGETLMRAFLNKLRARDEVPAAMLFYNEGVKLLTTGSYVLDAFDALEQKGVQLLACGTCLNYYGLSDTLRIGQVSNMEEIVDYMHRADQVITL, encoded by the coding sequence ATACAGTGTTTCTGCAAGAATGACATAGACGAGAATGGAGAAGATATGAATAAAGTTTGGATTATCAATCGATCGGCAATGGGTGAAGGAGATAGGGAACTGGGTGAGACCTTGATGCGGGCCTTTTTAAACAAGTTACGTGCTAGAGACGAGGTTCCAGCCGCGATGCTTTTTTATAATGAAGGTGTCAAACTGTTAACGACGGGTTCTTATGTTCTTGACGCGTTTGACGCGCTTGAACAAAAAGGAGTTCAACTGCTTGCTTGTGGAACATGCCTCAATTATTACGGCTTGAGTGATACGCTCAGGATCGGTCAGGTATCAAATATGGAAGAAATAGTGGACTACATGCATCGGGCGGATCAGGTGATCACGCTTTAA
- a CDS encoding MFS transporter yields the protein MFKKVSNVFTQYRGLSRSIYIIFIARTITNMGAFIWPMLTFIMSGKMGFSNTTIGIISAATGLLFLPASILGGKLADKFDKKKIIILFDTLSTIAFISCAFLEPGIPMLALFTLAGLFATMEWPAFDALFIEASKPNEREKVFSLTYLGMNLGLVFGAAIGGFLYKDHLSLAFIIDGITTFSSTILIVLFVKSVKVESLEAHEVNEYENEEEHHVSTFKVLWDRKSVLVMVLVFSFASFIYEQWSFSLPLYMGHLFGDGAGAKMYGIIMSFNGFIVIAFTPVLTAVLSKLKELPKVMIGIGLYSLSFLMILNTPARYVFFIMIFFFTIGEIVNTLGSNPFISRRVPASHRGRVSSYLGIGYMVGGMGGRLVAGVMNDLLGYDFTFTIVAGVGMVCLVIVLLNYRLDKKKFPKLYDKSLNSVEEESKSDSLNVSEHAI from the coding sequence ATGTTTAAAAAAGTTAGTAATGTATTTACCCAATATAGGGGACTGTCAAGATCGATCTATATCATCTTCATTGCAAGAACAATAACAAACATGGGTGCGTTCATCTGGCCGATGCTAACGTTTATCATGAGCGGTAAGATGGGGTTTAGCAATACCACAATCGGTATCATATCAGCGGCTACAGGGTTATTGTTTTTACCAGCGTCTATACTAGGTGGAAAATTAGCAGATAAGTTTGATAAGAAGAAGATTATCATCCTTTTTGATACACTCAGTACAATCGCCTTTATCTCATGCGCGTTTTTGGAGCCTGGCATTCCCATGCTTGCGCTCTTTACACTTGCGGGCTTGTTTGCAACGATGGAATGGCCGGCGTTTGATGCGCTGTTTATCGAAGCGTCTAAGCCAAATGAACGTGAAAAGGTCTTTTCACTGACCTATCTAGGCATGAACTTAGGACTAGTCTTCGGTGCCGCTATCGGCGGTTTCTTATATAAGGACCACCTGAGTCTCGCTTTCATAATTGATGGAATCACGACGTTTTCTTCAACGATATTGATCGTACTGTTTGTCAAAAGTGTAAAGGTGGAAAGCCTTGAAGCACATGAGGTGAACGAGTATGAAAATGAAGAAGAGCACCATGTCAGCACCTTCAAGGTCTTATGGGACAGGAAATCAGTCCTTGTGATGGTCTTGGTATTCTCCTTCGCTTCGTTTATCTATGAGCAGTGGTCGTTTTCGCTGCCGCTTTATATGGGGCATCTCTTCGGTGATGGAGCCGGGGCGAAGATGTATGGAATCATCATGTCGTTCAACGGATTTATTGTGATCGCATTCACACCGGTGCTTACCGCTGTCTTGTCAAAGCTTAAGGAGCTCCCTAAGGTGATGATCGGTATCGGACTGTATTCCTTAAGCTTTTTGATGATCTTGAACACCCCAGCCAGATATGTGTTTTTCATCATGATCTTCTTCTTTACGATCGGTGAGATAGTGAACACATTAGGTTCGAATCCCTTTATCAGCAGAAGGGTGCCGGCCTCTCATAGGGGAAGGGTATCGAGCTATTTGGGTATCGGCTACATGGTCGGTGGAATGGGTGGCAGGCTGGTTGCGGGAGTGATGAACGATCTTCTGGGCTACGACTTCACCTTCACGATTGTCGCTGGAGTGGGTATGGTATGTCTTGTCATCGTGCTTCTCAATTATCGGTTGGATAAGAAGAAGTTTCCTAAATTGTATGATAAATCATTAAATAGTGTGGAAGAAGAATCGAAGTCGGATTCATTGAACGTCTCAGAACATGCGATTTGA
- a CDS encoding FAD-binding oxidoreductase, which yields MKKNNDSFYPQWCEEAPPSGSYRSILKWGDPDVFKHPNRRLYELMKSTFDMTDEDFKAKQFEGLDEVSFDRPITLTEADIRALTEIVGEENIKLDDYSRLQLAYGKTMIDLMRLRQGIVENIPDAVLHPRSKEDIQRIVSYCDVHTIPVYIYGGGSSVTRGTECMKSGVSLDMRVHMKRVVQFNENNQTITVEAGMSGPDLEKTLNDAVRLFGAKRAYTCGHFPQSFEYSVVGGWVVTRGAGQNSTYYGNIADMVICQEYVTPRGQIKTKEYPAMATGPSIDHIMIGSEGAYGVLVECTLKVFRHMPENQRRFSYIFKNWDDAREAAREIMQGQFGFPSVFRLSDPEETDVMLKLYGVEETAIGKFMELKGYKQGERCLFLGFTDGEKDFTKNVKRKLHKVCKTYGAQYLTGIPTKNWEHGRFKDPYMREDLQDFGIMTDTLECSVTWDTMADVHQGVRAYCKSRPNTICMTHMSHVYPQGANLYFIFIAKMNDIDTYQEYQAGILDNIQKYGASMSHHHGIGKMTAPWLEDQIGTNQLEVFRAIKRHLDPNNIMNPGGTLALDLEPEAKRITKY from the coding sequence ATGAAGAAGAACAATGATTCATTTTATCCGCAGTGGTGCGAGGAAGCACCGCCAAGCGGGTCATATCGGTCGATACTCAAATGGGGGGATCCTGATGTCTTCAAGCATCCGAACCGAAGGCTCTACGAGCTTATGAAATCAACATTCGACATGACTGATGAGGACTTTAAAGCAAAGCAATTCGAAGGACTGGATGAAGTTAGTTTTGACAGACCCATCACTCTCACAGAGGCAGATATCAGAGCGCTTACTGAAATTGTCGGAGAAGAAAACATTAAACTTGATGATTATTCGAGGCTGCAGCTGGCCTACGGAAAAACGATGATCGACTTGATGCGACTTCGTCAGGGAATCGTTGAAAATATTCCGGATGCGGTCTTGCATCCGAGAAGTAAAGAGGATATACAAAGGATTGTATCCTACTGTGATGTTCATACTATTCCTGTTTATATCTATGGAGGCGGTTCGTCTGTGACCAGAGGGACAGAATGTATGAAAAGTGGTGTATCGCTTGATATGAGAGTGCATATGAAGCGTGTGGTACAATTTAATGAAAATAATCAGACCATCACTGTCGAAGCGGGAATGAGCGGTCCTGACCTAGAAAAGACGCTGAATGACGCCGTGCGGCTATTTGGTGCCAAACGGGCCTATACATGCGGACATTTTCCTCAATCCTTCGAATACTCCGTAGTCGGTGGCTGGGTGGTCACCCGCGGCGCTGGTCAAAATTCGACGTATTACGGCAACATCGCAGACATGGTCATCTGTCAGGAATATGTCACACCTAGAGGACAGATCAAAACAAAAGAATATCCAGCCATGGCGACCGGTCCCTCCATCGACCATATCATGATTGGCAGTGAGGGTGCATACGGCGTACTGGTGGAATGTACCCTGAAGGTATTCAGACATATGCCAGAAAATCAAAGACGCTTCAGTTATATTTTTAAGAACTGGGATGATGCGAGGGAAGCTGCAAGAGAAATCATGCAGGGGCAGTTTGGATTTCCGTCGGTATTCAGACTATCTGACCCTGAAGAAACAGATGTGATGCTAAAGCTCTACGGAGTGGAAGAAACTGCGATTGGCAAGTTCATGGAGCTAAAGGGGTATAAGCAGGGTGAGAGATGCTTGTTTCTGGGTTTCACAGATGGCGAGAAGGATTTTACGAAAAATGTGAAGCGTAAATTGCACAAAGTCTGTAAGACATATGGCGCGCAATATTTGACAGGCATTCCGACTAAAAACTGGGAGCACGGACGATTTAAAGATCCTTATATGAGAGAGGACCTTCAGGACTTCGGAATAATGACCGATACGCTCGAATGCTCGGTGACATGGGATACCATGGCTGATGTTCATCAAGGGGTCAGAGCCTACTGCAAGAGTAGGCCTAATACGATCTGCATGACGCATATGTCCCATGTCTATCCGCAAGGCGCCAACCTTTATTTTATCTTTATTGCAAAAATGAACGACATCGATACTTATCAGGAGTATCAGGCGGGAATACTTGACAACATTCAAAAATACGGTGCATCCATGAGCCATCATCACGGAATCGGTAAGATGACCGCGCCCTGGCTAGAGGACCAGATCGGTACTAACCAACTCGAAGTATTCAGAGCGATCAAGCGGCATTTGGATCCCAATAACATCATGAATCCAGGTGGAACTCTGGCTCTTGACCTAGAACCTGAAGCAAAAAGGATTACTAAATACTAA
- a CDS encoding FGGY-family carbohydrate kinase has translation METNVISIDCGTQSVRALLFDEYGRMIHKTKREFEPYFSSKPGYAEQHPEVYFETICACLKEMSDQQPEKSAKVKGLCLTSLRDTGVFLNHKLDVVRPSMLWLDQRTAECKKPLNLKDRTMLRAVGMTRAIETTRKLCKVNWLKENEPENWDKTKHYVLLPAYLQYRLTGRLIDSIGNQIGHVPFNYKTQDWPKNENDYRYEVFGIERSKLYKFNKPGELVGELLESVAAMTGLSKNIKVISGASDKGCETLGVGCVSPKSVSLSFGTTATIQTTSKRYFEPLLFMPAYPAAIPDYYNPEVQVFRGYWMIRWFKQEFASREQHEALEMGIAPEELLNRCLQTVPAGSDGLILQPYWTPGLKHPDAKGSIIGFSDCHTRAHLYRAIIEGINYGLMDGLRKIQKKSKQSVKRIMVSGGGSQCDEICQITANMFNLPVYKGETYEAAGLGAAIIAFVGIGVYKDFETAVKHMVRHTKEFTPEKASAMLYKRIYERIYVNIFSSLNHLYADLNQILSDEGEKYEEEQ, from the coding sequence ATGGAAACGAATGTGATTTCTATCGACTGTGGAACTCAAAGTGTCAGAGCCCTTTTATTTGACGAATATGGTCGGATGATACATAAGACAAAACGGGAGTTTGAGCCCTATTTCAGTTCGAAACCTGGTTATGCCGAGCAGCATCCTGAAGTTTATTTTGAAACTATCTGTGCCTGTCTAAAAGAGATGAGCGATCAGCAGCCTGAAAAATCAGCTAAGGTGAAAGGCCTTTGTCTGACGTCACTTAGGGATACTGGTGTGTTTTTGAACCATAAGCTTGATGTGGTTAGACCGAGCATGCTCTGGCTTGACCAGCGCACCGCCGAGTGTAAAAAACCGCTCAATCTGAAAGATAGGACTATGCTAAGGGCCGTGGGTATGACAAGAGCGATAGAAACCACACGCAAGCTTTGCAAAGTGAACTGGTTGAAGGAGAATGAACCTGAGAACTGGGACAAGACCAAGCATTATGTGCTGTTGCCTGCTTATCTTCAGTACCGCCTGACCGGCAGACTCATCGATTCGATTGGCAATCAAATTGGACATGTGCCCTTCAACTATAAGACGCAGGACTGGCCGAAGAATGAAAACGACTACCGCTACGAGGTATTCGGAATAGAAAGGTCGAAACTTTATAAGTTCAACAAACCGGGTGAGCTGGTTGGAGAACTGCTTGAGTCTGTGGCGGCGATGACGGGACTGTCAAAGAACATAAAAGTCATCAGCGGGGCTTCTGATAAGGGTTGCGAGACGTTAGGCGTCGGCTGTGTTTCGCCAAAATCAGTAAGTCTGAGTTTTGGTACGACAGCGACAATTCAGACGACTTCGAAACGGTACTTTGAACCTCTGCTCTTCATGCCTGCGTATCCAGCTGCCATACCGGACTATTATAATCCAGAGGTGCAGGTCTTTAGAGGGTACTGGATGATCAGATGGTTTAAACAGGAATTTGCCAGTAGGGAGCAGCATGAAGCTCTTGAGATGGGAATCGCACCTGAAGAGCTTTTGAACAGATGTCTCCAGACTGTACCGGCAGGGTCTGACGGTCTGATCTTGCAGCCGTATTGGACACCGGGACTTAAACATCCAGATGCAAAGGGTTCGATTATCGGATTTAGCGATTGTCATACGCGTGCCCATCTCTACCGGGCCATCATCGAGGGGATCAACTATGGCTTGATGGATGGACTTAGAAAAATTCAGAAGAAGTCAAAGCAGAGTGTCAAAAGAATCATGGTGAGCGGTGGTGGTTCTCAGTGCGACGAAATTTGTCAGATTACCGCCAATATGTTCAATTTACCCGTTTACAAAGGGGAGACCTACGAAGCCGCAGGACTTGGCGCGGCGATCATCGCCTTTGTGGGGATTGGTGTCTATAAGGATTTTGAAACAGCGGTGAAGCACATGGTAAGGCACACCAAGGAGTTCACTCCCGAGAAGGCGAGCGCCATGCTCTATAAAAGAATTTACGAACGTATCTATGTGAACATCTTTTCGAGTCTAAATCACCTTTATGCAGACTTGAATCAAATACTTTCAGATGAGGGGGAAAAATATGAAGAAGAACAATGA